The proteins below are encoded in one region of Paeniglutamicibacter cryotolerans:
- a CDS encoding GNAT family N-acetyltransferase yields the protein MARILSRVAPWFPSAKSRRTPGEPLTESIRVLADADTPALRALIARDPVSNIFMDAQLDAIGGAGPASSGSFVLGRFDGGLLISACWVGANLVPIQMTGEDAAEFARVLVPMGRHYASIFGPSAAVLGLWQGLGEGTQRAFDVREHQPLMVLDAAPQVAPNKALRISHEGEFELLLPACAAMFEEELGYSPLAAGGSYYRSRVRSLMRQGHSMVDIRDGEIRFKAELGTVSARATQIQGVWMNPKYRGQGSAAAYMSAVAGYALSLAPVTSLYVNDYNAPALATYKKVGFEVVGEFATVLF from the coding sequence ATGGCGAGAATACTGTCCAGGGTGGCCCCGTGGTTTCCGTCAGCTAAAAGCCGGCGTACCCCCGGGGAACCCCTCACGGAGTCCATCCGCGTCCTAGCAGACGCCGACACTCCGGCCCTGCGCGCGCTCATCGCACGGGACCCGGTATCCAATATTTTCATGGACGCCCAGCTCGATGCCATCGGTGGCGCGGGGCCCGCTTCCTCGGGCTCCTTCGTCCTCGGACGCTTCGACGGCGGCCTGTTGATTTCAGCCTGCTGGGTGGGCGCCAATCTGGTGCCGATCCAGATGACCGGGGAGGACGCCGCCGAGTTCGCCCGGGTGCTGGTCCCCATGGGACGGCACTACGCCTCGATCTTCGGCCCTTCGGCCGCCGTCCTTGGACTGTGGCAGGGGCTGGGCGAGGGCACTCAGCGGGCCTTCGACGTGCGTGAGCACCAGCCCCTGATGGTGCTGGATGCAGCCCCGCAGGTGGCGCCGAACAAGGCCTTGCGGATCAGCCACGAGGGCGAGTTCGAGTTGCTGCTGCCGGCCTGTGCCGCCATGTTCGAGGAGGAACTGGGCTACTCGCCACTGGCGGCCGGTGGGTCCTACTACCGTTCGAGGGTGCGCAGCCTGATGCGCCAGGGGCACTCGATGGTTGACATCAGGGACGGAGAAATCAGGTTCAAGGCCGAACTGGGCACCGTCTCGGCCAGGGCAACCCAGATCCAGGGCGTCTGGATGAACCCGAAATACCGCGGCCAGGGTTCAGCGGCGGCCTACATGTCGGCCGTGGCCGGATACGCGTTGTCGCTGGCCCCGGTGACCAGCCTGTACGTCAACGACTACAACGCCCCCGCCCTGGCCACATATAAAAAGGTCGGATTCGAAGTGGTCGGGGAATTCGCCACCGTGCTGTTCTGA